aggtttactgtatatagcgcctttgctgTGCTCAAAACCAACCCTTCACACGGGCCCAAGACCCTCATTTGCCCCCTCCGAAAGCACAGAGGCTGGCACACCCACCTGATGGCGATGTCGTCGTCCTCGCCACCCCAGCCCCAGTAGTTGTTTGGGAAGCCGTTGATCTTCATGTACTGCTCTGGCGTCAGCGCCGACACTCCGCCGAAGTACGAGTTGTAGGGGAGCCTGAAGGACACAAAAGACGAGTTTGGTCAGCAGGGAAGGAGGCCACTGGGTGGCAGGCCGGGCATCGGGAGAGAGGGGAAGATGAGGGGCACGAGCAAGAACCGCTGGTCGGGCGACCACTCCACCATGGGCAGGAAAGCTGGCGGAACGGAGCGGGTGAAGGGGCAGAGGTGGCAGCAGGCCTGCCCGCCTGCTTACTTGTAGCCGAACTTGTCCATGGCGATGGAGGCGTGCTTGGGGTGCTCGTCGCACACGTAGAGGTTGCGGTCGTCCTCCGGGATGAGGTCCACGTCATGGAAGAAGAGGCAGCTCCAGTCGTCGTCCCGCATGGCCTCCTTGAAGCCCACGTTCAGCAGCTTGGCCCGATTGAAGGTGTAGTTCCCAGCCTGAAAGGAGAGACAGACAGTGAGAATGGCGGCGAGAGGGGCACGGGGGGCGCCGAGCAAGCGAGCGCCAGCCAGGCTGCCAACCTGGTGGATGATGTAGATGGCGTAGTGGAGCTGCTGCCGCTGCAGGAAGGGGTGCAGGTAGTAGAGCAGGTACTTGAGGTGGACCTCGCGGTTGCGGTGCGGGATGATGATTGCCGTGCGGTGCTTGGACTCGCAGTCCGGGGGCTTGTAGTGGCCCCCCATCGTCACAAACGGGTTCTTCTTCTCCACGTCCGCCATGGTGAGCTTGGAGGGGAACAAGACCCTGAATGGGCCAcctgaggagaggaggaaagaagGACAGGATGAGGTGGGCACAGGGCATTActtgtacagtgcctttcacaacgTAGTGGGTCATATCCACTTATTATTACTGTGCCCACTCTACCCAGCTTGccctataaagtgcctttcacagtcaGTGGGCACATTGGTGGAGTTTGCTGTGCCAACGTCTGCAGGTTTGGTATTTGAAAAGTGGCCTTGTTTGTCAGAGAGCGGTGCCCGTGATCCAGCAAGTGCCTGCTAGTCAGCAGACCTGGTGGTCTCTGTGGCACTGGTAAGAGTGCCCACCTCCAACTGAACAGGACCAGCCTGCCCGATGCCTGCAGCTCACCTACTCTCGAACCTGCCCGCTTTCGAGAGGTCTTGTGTGCCGCCTTCTGCCCTGTGCCACAAAGTCCACCTCAACAAGCCCTGCCCGACTGAATGACACCAAGTAGACCGGACCAGTCAGTGGGCAACATCAGGCAGACCCTCAAAAAGTCAGtcgggcgccagtccatcacagggcaagcaCACACATGCCAGCTTACTGACAGATGAAACCCCCAAAGGTGTCCAATCCAAAAACGAGGATGGGGTTGGCACAGCTTATAAATCACAAGGCTGCAGATTCAACTGCTGGCAATCAAACTGGGATGGCACATTGAACCCGTAGGTGAAACAATAAGGAGGCACACACGGGATGGTAAGACAGATACCGTCTTCTGACATCCGTGTGTGTGTGGGCACTCAGTGGGCAAGTCAAGCTGCGCCGCCCTAGTTGTTGGgtactatatgaataaaatgtctcaTCATTACTACTTCTTCATGCCAGGCCACATAAGTTACACTGTGCCACCCACTTTCTTCACCCGGGTCAGGTCCTGTGAGTCAATGccaacatgtaaactgaatgtGATGTAACTGAACTTGGAGGGCCTGGTGACTGCCACAGAATCTTTTGGCCAAGGTGACTGGCACGAGTCCACTAGGTGATAGTCGTGGTGGGGTGGGGGAGCGGGCAGGCCAGGGAAGGAGCTGGAGTCCAGTGTGCCCCTCAAGAAAATGAAAGATGTGGCACCTCAGACGTGACACAGCCATGCCACCGTCACACACGAGCAGTCTGGTCGCCTTAGGCAGGATGGCACACTGAGCCAGTGGTGGGCACCGATAAGCCTTTGCACTGCTCACCTGCTTAGCCACAGAAATCCTAGCGAGCTGCCAAGTGTCCCTCACTACACAGAAAATCAAGGAGCCGAGGGTCACGTGGTGGGCACAGAGCCCCAGGGAACACGTGGTGTCAACTGCCAACAGCTGGGGAGACTTGAGGGAGCCACTGCTGCTCAGCCCCCCGGTGTGGCCCGCTGCTCCCCTGAGGCCAACCACCTCAGCCTGGCGCTCCTCCACGCCAGACGTCTTGGCAGTTTCCATTCTGCTGACTTGGCAAACCACATTCAATTTCGTAAAACGCTCCGTGAGTTGGCACTGCCCTCGATGACTCACTGTAAAGGCTGGCAGGAGCCTACGGGTTCTAAAATAAAAGGTGAGGGTGGACAGGATGTGCCCGTCGGTCCTGCAGAAGTCTGGGAGACCAACAAAGATAACCTAAGAGGGCGGGCACTGCTGAGCTGAGCAGCCCACCCAGTGTGGGGGTCTCAGTCCATGATGATAGACATGGAAGAGGACAGTGAAGGGTTAATGTAGATGGCACACTAAATGACAAAACCAGAGAACATCAGCTGGGGTCTGTGATAAGGACAGTGAGGGGGACACTTACACAGACTGGCCGAGAACCTGCACCACCTGGGGGTCCACAGACGACCCGAGGGCAAGGAGGGGGCAGCACATGCACGACCACTCAGGGCCTACCAGGACTGCCCAGCCATCGGGTGGTCTATGGGACAGGCGGGCAGAGTCACAACGGGGACCTCGAAGACGAAGCTGCCCTCACAGACGGCGAGGGGCAAAGGGACTGGAAGGACACGGAGCGGACGCAGTGGCAGCGTTACCGTGGCGAGGCGTACTCACCGACGTAAGGCGACTTGTCGGGACAGAAGGGCAGGTCCTCCTTGCGCACAAACGGCTTCACTATAAGGCTCAGGTTGGCATAGATGTCCCCATGACGGCTGCGGTTTCCCGTGGCGTGCGGCTGCTCTGCCAAGTCACTGGTGACCAAGTTGTCCTTCCAGAAGATGCCAATAAAGTACGCCACCCGCTTGCGGTAGCCCTCCCGGTACAGCATGGCCATGACCACCAGCTGCACGCAGACCAGCAGCATCAGGTAGCGCGCCTTGGAGATTGGCATGGTCAGCTGCTTCAGGTGCTCATCAAGCCTTAGAAGACGACAAAGGTCCCGCTGGAGGGGGCACTGCCCTCATAAAGGCGGGTGACTCGAGTTCAACGGCCTCAAAGGCACCAAAGGGGAAAGAAAACGTCCAGCAGATTCCGTAACCAAAGATCCGTCCGTCCGCTCGGGTCCTTGGCAACGTTAAAAAGACGAGGAGGTCACCTCGGGCCTGAGGGCTTCACCAAGACGAGAGTCCCGCCACGTTGCCAAGGTCTCCCACACGCCGGTGGTCTGCTCCAGCGATCCTCCCATGGCCCAGACCTGCAGGGTGACACAAAAGGAGCAGTCAGGCACCGAGAGGGACGACGTGGCAAGAAAGAGGAGTGGCCAGCGGCCCTTAAGTGGCTTCAGTTACCACGGCAACTTGGAATTTAATGATACGCACCCGCCCTGCCACGCCCGCCCTGCCCCCGCCACTAAGATTGCCTTTCAGCGCACGACAAGTGCAGCGGTCTCAGGTGACCGGGCGAGGTGGCCATTCAGGGCATTCCACTTGACTTGTCGCTGCAGCACAGTGGCATGTGACGGCCCACCTAACTCGCCAACGACAAAGCAGACCTGTTCAGCCGCTCAGATCAGGATCACAGGGGGCCCTGCCCGGGTGGCATTTGACTCGAGGAGGGCATCAGCCCCAGACCAGTCGATTATAGTGCGCCCTCACTCAATCCGGACCACCTTAAAtggtacaaggagaacatgctGGCACCACACAGGAACTGAACCTGGCACTAGATGCCAGTCTGTAACGGGGCACCCTTACCATTGCTGCTTAACCCCCTCACCTGCAGGACTCTGGGATTCGAGGCACCCTGGTATCGCCGAACCCCGTCTTCTCCCCCCGGGTTCACCCCCCAGTGGCCCAGATTTTCACATTAAATGGCTTGGGGTGGGTGACCCCCCACTGCTCAGAGACCCTGAAGGACAGCAGTGGCTCAAAAGGATGGGCAGAAGGGTATGCCAAGGGGTGAAGTGGGTGACAGGTCAGAGGACCCAGCCTGGTTAAGTCACGTCTGAAGCCGGTGACCTACGCCAACTCGTGCCCAGCTGCCCAGTGTCTGTGCTTTCTATTACTGGTACCTCTAGGAATGCCCAGAGAGTCAAATATTTTAGTAAGGATGAGCCAACCAAGCCTCTGAAATCTGCCGCGGGCACTGCTGCTTCAGTATGCCAAGCTGGCTGGAAAAGCCGGCACTGCGAGCTTCCTGGGGGCATTCCAAACGGGTTTGACCAGTGCAGCGGTCTGTCCACTGATAAGGACTTGATCTACCAGACGAACGTGTTGACTGCCGCGTCGCCAGGAATGCCAGAGTGACTGTGCGGACCGCGTGGCCTCAGGCTGCCAGCCGACTTTTATTAAGGCACTTCCTTGATGCGAGACGCGTCTCCAGCTTGGCTTAAATGGGCGCCGTCCAGCTGGAGGCCAGATGGCACAGACGTGCAGCTGCTCATAGGCCACTGGCGCAGCGGTCTGCCAGGCGGATGTCGGGCTAAGACTGGAGGACGATAGTGCCCCTTTATGTTGATGTGCCATCTAGACATGCCTGCTTACCCGTCACTCGCGTGGGCTACTCATCGTCATGGGTTCAGCTGGTGGGGGGCTAGCGAGGCACTTTGGCACTGGAGTCACAACTCAACCTGCCAACACCAAAACAAACTTGGCCTTGGAGAGTCTTCCTCAGTCCACCCAACTGGCGAGTTACCTGATGCCCACAGAGGACCATCTTTGACATggcacctctctctctctctcacccaaCCACAACCTAAAGGTATGAAGTCCATCCCACTGGGCAGTCCGCGCCAATGCCCAGCCACTCGGCCTGTATAGCGCCTTACAGCAACAGGCCGGTGTCCCACATCAGTGAATATAGCGCCTTGAAGCCTGTCAAAGTCCGCCACTATATGGCTGGCGcctttgaccccccccccccccccaaagtgcTTACTCTGTCAAGACTGTCGGGCTGACCAGCCTTTCAAAGTGGCACGTAGGCACCATGACTTGAAGGACCCCGACTCAAGTCACCAACGAGTAGTCGGCTGACCCCTGGACGAATATTTGGGCACCAGTCTCATGCTGGGCGTTACCATCTCAGGCCACTAGTGGGCACTGCCTGCTCATTTCCACAGCTGAAGATTCTTCTCCGAGTCTGAAGAGCAAAATCCTCGCTCCTTAAGGCCTGTGCCCTTTACCTAGGGTGGTACTTGGTACTGCGCCCAGCAGGGTTTCTAATGCCAGGTGTTGGCAACTCTGCCCACTGTGAGCTCACCTTTTGTGCTCAGACAATTTGGCAGCAAGTTGACACCTCAGGGAGTTGGAGGAACACAAGAAGCCACAGAAAAGCGAGCCGAGGCCTTTGTCAGGAACACAAAAGGCTGGCAGACCCAAGCAGGCGCCGCTGGAATCGAATTCTCCCTTCAGGCCGGTGCCCGCCTCATCTGACTCGGCGCCATGTTGCCACGCGGCTTTGTGTTTGTGTAGGCCTTGGGGCAAAGAACATCCGGTGTGCCAGGGCCAGCTAGCTAGCAAGGGGGTTGGGTGGGCTAAGAGTGAGTGCCTCGAGGGAAACAGGAGATTGCCTAGATTGGGGGGGTGCACAGCCTGGCAGGTTCTGGCGAGgggcacactcacccacacatgGGCAATTTGGAAGTTCTAGTCAACACTGgggggtctgtctgtctgtcatatagcgcctttctggtCTCCCTTTCTATGATGTGAGGCTTCAATGAAACCCAAGGTTAATGGTCAAGGACCTGCGGGTACTGAGCCAGCCACCTCTGTGCCAACCGGTTTAAAAGCAGCTTCACACAATGCCATCCAGCCTCCAGAGTTAATCAGTGTCAGATCTGGGGGTCTCGCCCCTGCACTCTGTCCGTGACACTTGAATGAGCTGAACAGATAGACACCGAGTGGGAAGTACCAACCTGCAGGGGTCCTCAACCTCAGCGATGAAGAGGAATTCCGTCACTTGACTGGAGGCGAGTCTGGGGGGGAGATAAAGAGACACACAGATCGGTGACCATCAGGACCGTCTTTCTATTGTCACACTCCAAGCCCACCCTATCACCCCCCCAAATCTTCCTTCTTTGTGTTTCACCTCCTAGCCCCACCTTTGCCACACCCCTTTCCTGTTTCAAGCCCAACCCTCCTTCTATAGTCTCAACCCACCTCTTTTGCTGATAACGTTAGGCTCCAAGCTCCTCCCCTGCCACGCCCCAATTTTAAATGACCACGCCTTCTCCCTCGTTTCAAACCTAAGCCCCTCCTCACCTTTGTATTTAAATTCCACACCTTTTTTGTGTTTAAACTCCAAGCCCCTCCCTTGCCACACCCCACTAAGACCACCCTCATTTATCACACCAATGGCTGCGCCTTTCCAAAAAGCCCAAGAAGGGCCTTAAGGCTCCACCCATGGGGTACCAGAGGCCACACCCGCTCTCCCCGAAAGTCCCCCTGCAAAGCCACAGACCTCAAGACGACCACAATGCCAGTCGCTAGCCGCACGGTCACCCAGTCCTGTCCGTCCGATCGATGGCAGCGCATGCCAGGCAGCTTCACATCACAGGGAGCGACTCATCCCGGGAACGCCTGTGATCATCTGCTCCAGCGAGGACCCCCACACGAGACCGCCTCTTCATTCGGAGCTGCCAGACGTGAAACATCTGGAGCGCCACAGCTGTGCCAGAGGAGCCGGGGGAGGGGAGCCAGAACGGCAGGCGGGCCACAGATGGGGGGGCTCTGCGCTGCATCACCTCACCAAACGGCCCTTCTATCAAGAGCCTTGGGGTGGGGACTGGCATAATGAGCACCCACTGCCCCCCAAGGTGACCCTTGGAAAGTCTCCTCAACACGTGCACACGGGGCAAAGAAAGGCGCTACATAGACGCataaaagccaaacaatatcaaGAGTGCAGATGGTCAGTGTGGCACTTTGCCAACCTGTGTGCCAACTATGGAATTAGAGTCGGTCTGAAGGTGTAAAGAGATGGCACGCATCAGTGAAGGCACTATAGAGAGTCACTGATCCACTGGAAGACCCTCGTCAAGCCCCCCAGTTGATTCCACCCTGGCCTGTCCCGATGACGCGACTCGCCAGCCTCCCCTCACGCAACGATCTCCAGCTGTCCCTCAGGAGCCCTCCTTAAGCCTCGGGCATCTCTGGCTTCGCCACTAATGGCCAATTAAATCAGAGGTCATGGGCCGCAGGGCGTGCAACACGAGAGGCGAGCCACACAATCTGGACAGCTAAATTGGCGCCAGTGGCGAGGACACATCATTAACTCTTTACAGATGGCATCCCCGATGCCCCAACAAGACCGAGGAGATGAGCAGATGGCAGTCCTGGCCACGCCCACTCTCCTGGTCCAATCGCAGCCAGACACCGACCAGCCCCGCCTCTTCACACCCTCATCTTCACACATGTGTACCTACAACAGAGAGGGCATGGTGCCACCCGTCATAGGCCTGTGACCTCCTGGTAGATGGCATGAATTTACGAAAATACACGTccataaaaaactaaaaatctgAAATGTTCAGCTGCACATTTAAAAACCACCAATGGGTTGGTACATTCAAGTGTCATTCAAGTGTCCCCTTAATGTGACCTTAAATCGCCAAAACCGGCCAAATCCAAAGGGAGCATCCGACAGGCAGCTCATCAAAACGTGGACCAAGTAGACCTGTGCCACCTGTGCCCAAGAGACCCCTGAATAAACACACAGGAATGTCGGAATGAAGCCACTAAAGCTCGCGGTCTGGTCTGGACTCGTCTGAAGTGGGTAAGTGTGGCTGCCATGCACGGGCATCAGCTGCCCAGGGGCACTGCTGAGAGCCTGGTGACTGGCACCTCGCGTATGGAAGGAGGATTCTGGAGAGCTGGGAGCAAAGCGAGGCCGAGGGTCCACGCCAACCAATGACACCGCAAGTCAAAGAAGGAAGCCCACCCGACAGCCCCTCGAGCTCCTAAAGGCCCCCAGTAGGTTTCAGTTTTCGTGTTTCTTCTCCTTACAGGCTGCTAATTACAGAAGTCGGCCACCAGCAGCCCCCCCATCACGCCGACTGACTGCAGGAAGCCGAAATAACAGTGATCACCGTAATGAGAGCCTGCAGGAGATGGCACTTCACAGGGCACCCTGGCACTTTGCTCTCGTAAGACTGGCGTGGGTTCACAGCGTGCACTTGGCCTCCAAAATGAGCAAATTGCACGTTGCGGGCACCAGGCAGAGGTGGCTCAAAATTGCAGCCCTTCAGCCGCACTCCCCCACACCAGATGACGAGAGCGGGCATGGCCTGCCAGTTTGGACTGGTATAAATCTGACTGTGCTATATGCTAGTGCTGGCCTCTCAGGGGGCCCCTAAAATGGTGGGATGGCAGGTGTGTGGTGACAGAGGGCTGGCAGTGGGGTCTGGTGGCCAAGGTGCTGCGCTATAAAGTGCACTGTAGGGGGCCACTGTATGACTCTgggcaaggcgctatatacaatgtCACTTATACGTATAGACCTCTCCATCTCAGATGGTCACAAAGTGACACAGACAGTCATTATCGTCACGTGTCTTATGTGACAATCGACAGACAtgagaggtgctatataaatgagaGCGATCGAGCGATGGATGGTAAAGGTGCCATTTACAGGGTCAGGAGTGTCATATGGAGTGTCACCACACTCCAGTGCCAGTCACTGACAGGTAGGAAAGGGGCTCTATAATCTAAACAGGTACCTCTGTgtacaaaggcgctatataataacaAACTCCCAAGAATGGGCTGGATTGGCAAAGCGCAGCCCCCACGAGGTGCACCCCCTGTAGGGTCAGgggtgaaaggcgccatataaaagAGATCTCGGCATCAAGTGCCCCTTTCCATTCTCACCGTCTCTTTATTCAGCTCAGGCACAGCAGGCCACTCAGACCAACAGCACGGGGGTCCCAAGAACACGCAGAGACCCTCAGAATGGCAGAATATAGAGAGACGGGCACAGCAGCCAAGTGCCCAGGTGAGCAGAGCTTATGCCACGGCAATCAGCAGAGTTTTAAAAAGATCAAAACAGGCAAATGTGCCAAGGCGGCCTGCAGCACAAATAAGCGGCGCTAATGCGCCTCCGCGGCGGGTTCACGGGGTCATCAGCTCGGCTTAATGTCCTCCCCGAGCTTTCAGAAGTGGCGCTAATGAAAAACAAAGTGCCAGCGATGACAAACAAACGCGCGCCTCCAATGCAGCAGGGAGCTCATTACCAGCCGAGCTGAACATCGCAGCCTCCCTGGCACCAGGGACACGAGTGCCGTCGTCTGGGGACGCCCGAGCCGGCCACCATCAGCCACTTTAAGAGCGCCTCCCGATCAGACAGCGCCCCCTGTGGTCCTCGAGACGGGCAAAGGGGCGGAGCTAGTGAGGGGAACAAATGAATGGGTGGGGACCGGCTAAGCTTAATGGGCGGAGCTAGAGAATGGCATCAGCGAGTGGGCGGGGTCACGATGGACGACGACTGGCAGGGCTACTGAGGCAGGGCAGAGACAATGACCCAGTGGTGGGACAAACGGGCGTCCAGAGAGAGACCCGTATAGCGGCGAGGGTGTGGGTGGGCTACCATGACAGAGTGTTTGGGTTGCCAGTGTCCTGCACTTGGCTTGTCTCCATGAACTGGTGGTCTTTCTGGCCCCTTCATTTGTCCACTTTACCCCGCCAACTGTTTAAACACCACGCCAATGCAGAACTTGAACAAAGCGCCTCCCAAACTGGCAGAGAAACAAACAAAGCAACAAGCCTTCTCTCTGAAGTGAAACTCGACGACGTGGCACATGACTGATACCTGGCAGGAAATGACACCGAAGCCTTCTGGCCAGAGGGGCTTTTGGTGACAGATCTGCCCCTGCAGGTCTGTCAGGATTTGATGCCAAGTGGGCGGTGATGAGTGACAGACAAAGGCAGAGGATTTGCGCCCACTAAACCTAGAGATCCTCCAAAGCGGTGAGACAGGAGCGGGCAGAGCACACCGTCCAGGTGACTTAAGAGGGGCCTCGTCATTAATAGTGCCATCAAAGAAGGCAGCCAGGTGAGGGTCGAGGGTGTGAAGCGCAGAACGGTAATACGTGTGTATCTGGGGACAAAGTGCCAACATAAGAGAGACCTCAAACAAATGAGATGTGGTGGTCCATACACCCCTCCAAAATGAGACCTGCCCCTCCCTCTGCCACCTTACCACGTCGGGCAGCCTGTCTTTGTGTGGCCAGTTTATTAGGTATGCCTCCCACTGCCACCCTAAGCCCCCCTCCATCTTCTGTCACATCTGAACAGGATCACCTGACACGTGGACGATTCTACCAATGTGTAAGTACGAGGATGGCAAGGCTATTCACGAGAGCACAAGTGGAGCACTTAGGCTAATAAATGGCGTGACTGGCACTGGGCCTGTGCCATATCAAACATGCAGGAGGCaggcagccagccagccagccagccgaGGCCTTCACGTGTCACACACTTCTTTGTAAAATGAGCTCTTGGGGACATGAAATACCATCCAGTTACGACACCAGCTGGCAAGCAGACGGGCACAACAGGCCATCTCAGGGCACAGCACTTGCTGGAGTTTATCTCAAATGGGTGACAACAGCCCAGGACAAGAATGGGCACCTCTGGTGGGCATGGAGGCATCAAACTGGGACCACTGGACTGTTGGGGGGAATAAAATGGCTACCCTTTGGCATTATGCCAGGGGCCTTACGTTTTTCTGCTTCCGTTTTTTAGTTTGTGGTCTTAGGGCTTCAGCGGACAGCAACTCAAAAAGTCCAAAATCCTCGAAAGCCTAAACCGGAGCAGACTGGCATCGTCCCGTTcacttttcttcttcatcttggcAGGCTCCCCCTCTGTGGTGGCCTGGCAGGGTTTGCCTGGTGCCAGTCCTCTGTCCTCCAGATGCCACACTGCGGCCTTGGACTGTCCCCACGCAGCTTACTCTGGGATGGATACCACATGTGCCAAAATGaaaccaataaaataataaaatggcaattagGATATaatcacatgcaaaagttcaccgATATATATGCAAATGagtgaataaattaaacaaaagtcCTCGCATTATAATGAATGTCATCGTTTTACTCGGGTCCAAACTCCACTTGTCATACATTTTGCCAGCTGCACTGCCCGTCTGAAGTGGTCTGAAATCAAAGTaacctcagcgttaa
The Erpetoichthys calabaricus chromosome 17, fErpCal1.3, whole genome shotgun sequence genome window above contains:
- the si:dkey-199f5.8 gene encoding beta-1,4-galactosyltransferase 3; this translates as MPISKARYLMLLVCVQLVVMAMLYREGYRKRVAYFIGIFWKDNLVTSDLAEQPHATGNRSRHGDIYANLSLIVKPFVRKEDLPFCPDKSPYVGGPFRVLFPSKLTMADVEKKNPFVTMGGHYKPPDCESKHRTAIIIPHRNREVHLKYLLYYLHPFLQRQQLHYAIYIIHQAGNYTFNRAKLLNVGFKEAMRDDDWSCLFFHDVDLIPEDDRNLYVCDEHPKHASIAMDKFGYKLPYNSYFGGVSALTPEQYMKINGFPNNYWGWGGEDDDIAIRVALTGMIITRPSVQVGRYRMIKHEHDKGNEENPKRFNLLAKTRRTWRQDGMNTMEYTVLSREVLPLYTNITVDVGTDKGLRKDTRGSG